One region of Rhodothermus profundi genomic DNA includes:
- a CDS encoding LacI family DNA-binding transcriptional regulator, translating into MAQRIRSRKKDKVTIYDVAREAGVAISTVSRVLNNSSDVSEETRQRVLRAIEKLQFRPDRTAKTLAQKKTRVLAVAVTSFTTPFHNELLKGVRTALENVDADLLLSDLGSRYPQQKLMNFLRRGAVDGLLLIGLPVDEKLTLELRALHAPVVMVGYHHTDFDCFYWDDRAGARAAVEHLIACGHRRIGMIRSHTEGSLQLDRIAGYREALEAAGIPFDPELIRAGKTEKHAGFSEEAGYEAMQDLLKIEPRVTAVFASSDVQAIGAWKALREAGLRVPEDVALVGYDDIKVSEYIGLSSVSQNMHTVGREATRLLVERVKGVRQDPPQEVLVVPQLNIRYSSNCGRT; encoded by the coding sequence ATGGCGCAGCGCATCCGTTCTCGGAAGAAAGACAAGGTGACCATCTACGACGTTGCTCGCGAAGCGGGCGTTGCCATCTCAACCGTTTCTCGCGTGCTCAATAACTCCAGCGACGTCTCCGAGGAAACTCGGCAACGCGTCCTTCGGGCAATCGAGAAATTGCAGTTCCGCCCCGATCGGACGGCCAAAACCCTGGCGCAAAAGAAAACGCGCGTGCTGGCCGTGGCCGTTACGTCGTTTACCACGCCATTTCATAATGAACTGCTGAAAGGCGTTCGCACGGCCCTGGAAAATGTAGACGCCGACCTGCTGCTGAGTGACCTGGGATCTAGATATCCCCAGCAGAAGTTAATGAACTTTCTACGGCGCGGAGCAGTTGATGGGCTGCTCCTGATCGGGCTCCCAGTCGATGAAAAACTTACGCTAGAGCTGCGCGCCCTGCATGCTCCTGTTGTAATGGTGGGCTATCATCATACTGACTTTGATTGCTTTTACTGGGATGACCGGGCCGGTGCCCGAGCGGCCGTGGAACATCTGATCGCCTGCGGTCACCGTCGCATCGGCATGATCCGCTCCCACACAGAAGGAAGCTTGCAGCTTGACCGCATCGCCGGGTATCGGGAAGCATTGGAAGCGGCCGGCATCCCGTTTGACCCAGAACTGATCCGCGCCGGCAAAACCGAAAAGCATGCCGGGTTTAGTGAAGAAGCGGGCTACGAAGCCATGCAGGACCTGCTAAAGATCGAGCCGCGGGTAACTGCTGTCTTCGCCAGTAGCGACGTCCAGGCCATCGGGGCCTGGAAGGCGCTGCGTGAGGCTGGCCTGCGAGTGCCCGAAGATGTAGCTCTGGTGGGTTATGACGACATTAAGGTGAGCGAATATATCGGGTTGTCCAGCGTGTCGCAAAACATGCATACGGTTGGACGCGAAGCAACCCGGCTGCTTGTGGAACGCGTTAAAGGAGTCCGGCAAGACCCTCCGCAGGAAGTGCTGGTTGTTCCTCAGCTAAACATCCGATATTCAAGTAATTGCGGACGCACCTGA